The Eriocheir sinensis breed Jianghai 21 chromosome 21, ASM2467909v1, whole genome shotgun sequence genome includes the window ATCGAAGACATTTGTGTTATCTTATTTTCTAGGAACCATTCATACCGTTTGTCTCCAcatattctttgacaacattTCGTGCCTATAAAGAACATTCAAACAAGGAAGTAGGTATCTATTGTTCATTAGTTCCCAAAATGACAAACCTGCCTTCCATCGGTAACCTGTTGTCACCGTATAGTTACCTAATCTGCCAATGATTCCTCCGGTGGAAGTCTTCACAGGCTACTCATAAGCTATATATAAATTTGGCATctgcaaaataaataacaaactctctctctctctctctctctctctctctctctctctctctctctctctcacacacacacatacacgggtaATAGCGATTTTATTTTTGTATGAGTGATATCTATTTCGcagcaatatatatataagtagccTAATACATTTAGCACTAAACTAAATAAATcacattgttgttgttatataccagcataaataaataaacagcatTACCCAGCTGAATGGCCTTGCTTTGAGCCTTCCTATACGTTATTTCCTCTCTGTGTTCTTTTCATACAAAGCTGTCCTGACCCTTGCCATTTCTTGATTTTAATGACCGTTTATCTTTTCCATTATGATTATAGTAATACCCAGCATTGATCTCTTCAGCCTTCTGTGAtcgcttctcattttcctttcctgggGCTTGGTCATGTCTAGCCCATATATTATGTCTGGTCCACGTGTCACGACGGGGTGGACACACTGTGGGTACACCATGCAAAAGTCACCAGAGGATATGAACAAATTCCATTGTTTCTAGTTATGtattttataagcatttataaaCTGCACCTGGTAAAATATTTTGCTTCAACGTAAGTCGGTAGGGAGCAAATGTATAATTTAATTAGTTCATGGTACGTGACAGCACTTACAGGAAATGTCAAACCATGTAACAGAAATTAATGAAACAAAACCTAACAACATATATACATTCAACCTGTACAAAAAAGTTTATCACCTTGTTCAAGTCCTCATCAGCTCAGTAATGCTACATGCACCTGGTTTCTACATACACAATACACAACAGACAATGAGCAAATAGATTCAAACAAAAATATTTCAAGATATATGGAATAGAAAGAATTATATACTACATTAGGGAAAAtagtttctttatatatatatgtaagttTTGAAGAAAATAAACTGTACAATACTGACAACAGTTTCttggaaatgaaataaaataaaacttggccgtatatatatatttattctatCACTGTTTTGCATCACTTAAAGATTATTCTTCACCTATATAAGAACTTGGCATCTGCATCATAAATAACTAAgtgattattttctctctctctctcacccacacacacacacccacacacacacactctctatctctctatctaactatctatctctctatctatctctatctatatatatatatatatatatatatatatatatatatatatatatatatatatatatatatatatatatatatatatatatatatatatatatatatatatatatatatatatatatatatatatatatatatatatatatatatatatatatatatatatatatatatatatatatatatatatatatatatatatatatatatatatatatatatatatatatatatatatatatatatatatatatgcagtgcaTAGCCTAAAAGAAACAAAGGCCTTTTTTTTTGCAATAGTAGTTATGTGGAGCAAATGTTATTTTAGTTTGAGATGAAAACACAAGCCAAACAAACAACTATTAACCCTTGACCTACGAGTGTACGTAGTTATATAACACATCAGCACCCTTAGCCATGGCTAATGGTGCAGTTATAATAATTATGACACAAGCCATTTCCTGCTGGAATATTTCAGTGAATGTAGTAAAAATGGGTCTCATGTGTTTCTGCTATTCTTAGGGAAAATTTCAGTTGGTAACCTCCTCCTATCGGTCAGTCCTGTGCCAGCTGTCGAAATGTACGAAAATCATGTGAAAACACTGGTCtactgagaaaaaaatacatcatATCAAATTTTAACATTTTTATCTCAAAATCTAGTGACCGCAACTGAACAAACTGTCCTGCACTGAAGATGGACATTTTGGTTGATCACCATTGTATTATTTTGCATCTGTAAAAATCTGGGTATCCAGAAATATCAAGAAACAGAGAGCTAATGCCCTTCACCCACATTCCCACTTCTCCTGCTCTCACTAAAGTTCAGGTTAAGATTTTTCACATCAATCATAGTCAAGTTCAAGGTAAGCTGAATATAATGAGACCAAAACAAGCCTGATCGGAGTGATGGTATGAAAGTTACTGACCTCAGAAAAATTACTATCGATCCAGGCCTACTGAAATAGCCCGTATGGCACATGAGAAAATACATGTAGCCTAGGCGTTAAGTGGGACAAAGCAGGATGGCCAAAGAAAGCTTCATAGCAACTTGATTTGTTGACTTTCATGTGTAGGAGCTGGGAATGTTTTGTAGTTACTGGCCACTGTCATGCCTGGCTCAGCTAGTTCCTGTTACAGGATCTGAACCTTCCAGTGTTCATTTGTTGGGCTACTATGTTCCATTCAAACTCATGAaggacacattaaataatatttcAAAAATCCAGTTTTCAATTAGTTGCTCCTATAGCAAAATCCTTAAATGAAACAAAACTAATTATTTCTACTGACCTCCTATTCTTTCCTGACTCATACTTTCCTCTAATAGATATCTAGTTTTTTCTCAAGATTCCTTGAGAATTTTTATAGATCACATGCCAATAATTTGACTATCAAACTTGATCCTATTTGTAGGCATAATCATTGGTATACAAGGAAGAGGGAACTATAACAGACTTTGGCTATGAACCACAAAGCAGACTAGAGTGTCTTTCTTATTAACCATTTTATCAGACTCATCTGATGTAAGGGAGATGTCCAGCCACTACACAACAGCACACATCTCCAAATATTGTATTTATTAAAGTCTAATATAAAGTTTATGCATATagtgtataaacacacacacacacacacacacacacacatatatatatatatatatatatatatatatatatatatatatatatatatatatatatatatatatatatatatatatatatatatatatatatatatatatatatatatatgaacattcAAGACAAAAATTTATGAAATCTAACTAAAGTACATGTCATATATGAGTACATCAAAGCCCTATAGTGACAATATCAAGTTTGTCCTAATTTTACTGAGGTCATACCTGAGGAAGGTTTGGGGGTATTGACTCCACAAAATTTGCTGGAAACTGTCCCCATTTTCCATTGCATTGTCCATACAACCACTGATCATTGAGGCGACCTGTTACTTGCACTAAGCTCCCTTCctgcaacaacaaaaaataaaaaggtggATAAATTACCTAATATACATTTACTCACAAACTAAACATTGTTGAAACTTACATTCCCTGAAATATTCAAGAAATTTTCTTGTCAACACCATGACTGACCCTGTCACTCAAAGAGGCAAAGTGGAATGTATAAACAGCATCAAAATGTATTATTCTGACTAATGTTCTTTCTAGACCCATGTCTATCAATAGTTACAATATAGCATCTTCTTTACATTTTTATAacggggaaaaaaatggaaactaaCAGCTGCTGGACAAAAAACTAAGTAATAGTGGTTATTGTAATTTCAAGGAATGTGTGCTTTGGAGGTTTATTTTTCAAAATATAACTTCCAGAAGTTCCATGTTTTTATTGATAATGAAGTGAGTTAGAATTAgagaacacatacacacacaaatgaTTCTTTATTCACTCAATATGAATATTTTCTGATATTTTCCAATACATAAGCACACATCCTCACCACTGCACTCtttgacagaaaaaaatatttcatCATTACCATTCTATTAGTGGGACCATTAGCACAGCTCTTGAAAACAATGTACTACTAGTCGGTAACTACCAAATCCCTAATTTATCATAAAAGATCAAATGATGGAAACACCGAAACCCTACAACCTGCTAACAACAAGTGTTTGTTGTGAAAAGCTGgcttcaatatttccttttttaaacACAATAAATACCAATGAATGAAGACACTATATTGCTGACTGAAATCAAAACATCTTTAATCCTGCCCATAATACATTTAACGTCAATGACCACTTTAAGGGGATACCTACTTGTACTGTGAGATCCTCTGACGTCTCTGCCACAAAGCTGTACAGGACTCTTACTTCACAAGCAGCAGGCTGAGGGGAAGACTTCAGTTTCGTAGAGTCTACTGTACCACTAGAAGAGGAGTGACTAGACTGCATTTGCTCACCAGCAAGAGGCACCACAATCTAAAGATGAAAATATTTTTAAGCATTATGATCTGTTGTTTAGCAAAATGTTAACATATTTGTTTACTAGGGTTGGTATTTACATAAGACTTTAATGTAAAGCCTTTACTTATAATAACTAAGACTGGTTTCAAGAAGTAGTATGGATGTGTGAGCTTAACATCATTATACATTTATGTATACCTGCAAATCAGTCGTAAAATTTTAAATATCTCTTACTCTTTCTATAACTGTGTGACATGAAAGGAATATATAATGCAGAACACAAGAGAATGTGAACGAACCTTAATGAAGCACTGTGGGAACATGCCTTCTTTAGGTCCACAGCGTCCAAAGAGCCAATCATCACTGACCCGATAGAGCAGCTGGACCACATCGCCCACCTGTACAGCACATAAGGGTAAATGACTAGAAGACTCTGGTTCAGTGTCTTGCAAAATATGGTCAGATTTtccaataaaataagtaaatacaagtAAATGAAGTATAACTATAATTCATATTTGGACTTATTACAGACATGAATTAATTTAAGATTATCGATTTACATGCGACCCTAAATAACGGACACAGTACACTACACGAATCATTTCTATTTAATGCTATTAATTATTTGATGTTTAACATTGCGCCTTTTCaaataagtgacaaaaaaaaattaaaataaacacAACAGCATGTGGAGTAACACCAACAAAAGTGTGGCTTATTACAATAAACAGTGTTAAATAGAGGGACTACTGTACTGACTTACATTCAATGAGAGGTCATCCGGCTGTGTACCAGCAAATTCAAACTCTGCAATGCCATGTGGTCTGTCATGATCCTCCTtcagaaaagattaaaaagatcAATTAAAAACAATATGTAAAATGAAGGCAAAATAGCAAAAGCCTGCCAAGTCCATCTCCTTGTTGTCCTTTCATCAAGAAGATGCAAAGGAAGTCAGGCTGCCTAGGATATTCACTTCACACTATTGTATTGACTAAACACATGTTTTGAATGCTGTTTTTGTATTAGGGAAAAACTTCACTTCATACACAACTATTGGCTGAAAGCTGGCTACTGCTGCTACCAACAGCTACTTCCTCAATCAAGAACAAGGCGAATTGTAGATAATACTCTAcatcaggggttcccaacctggggtaggggtacatttgcacttttcagggggtacattgggtgcgagagaataaccactactgtacaatacataGTGTTATAATCTGCATTCATATTGCACTatgtcatgattttttttcaatttcttcattttagtaagcaaaactgttatttaaattatatcatcagtctacacatacagatttcattataaaataacatcaaaatactacaatttcatcgtttttttatcctAATTTTTTAGGGGTACATGGGAACtaataaaaatgcccaaggggtacagaggaacaaaaaggttggaaaCCCCTGCTCTGCATATATATACCAAAGAAgcaaaaaaatgtgttattataATGACTGTGGTAACTGCAGTAGCCACTGTAGCTCCACATGGCTGCTTTATCATGCCAGCAATTCCATATAAAGTAATGTCTGGAATCTTACATATTAGCATGAATTTTAATTCTATTTATGGTGAAAACAAAGCTGACACAGTCAAAACATCCTAGGAAGCTTGATTTCACTTCACTTTCTATCAGCTGGATGAAAAAGACAGCTTAAAGATGGAGTTGTCAGGTTTTCCAATTACAGCATTGTTCTGCAAGATATCAAACAATGCAAGTAACGTTTTTTCTCCATTATATCTTCAGAACTTATTTTTAATTATTtaaaggttattattattatggtaccCTGCCTCAGTTATTTagagaagcaaaaaataataCTTTGCCATTTCATCTGATACAGAATGGGGAAAAAGTCTAGTGCTGCCCTCTACTTACATACATGTTTTTAAAGTCCCACTGTGAACAAACACTTACTTCTGCTTCTGGCCTTGGAGGGAGTGGTGGAGGCTCCTCAGGAATGGTTTGATCAATTATGTGTGGCACTGCAGTATCCCACAGGGCTGGGGCTTTGGCAGCATTTCCTTTATGTGCAGCACTCCAATCAATACTTCCCAGATCATTTACCTGTGAACTTATGCCATTGTCACCTGCTCTTTCGACTTGACTACTAGAAACTGGAGCTTTTGGACGTATTATTGTGGGTTTAACCAATGGCTTCTGTTCAGGTTTGGTAATAGTGCTTTGTTGGTTAAACTGTACTGCAGGGTTTGGCGGCCTGGCTAGTTGTGAGGTACTTGGAACTGTTGAGGAACTATGAAGCTGAGGAGTTTGAATACTGAATTGGCTTGCTTTACTAGCTAATGTATCAAAAGGATCTTGGCTTTCTTGAAACCCCAGAACATCCTGAGTAGCAGAGACGGTAGAAGTAGGTATACTTGAGTAAAATGAGGAGACCCCAACTTTCTTGGGCACTGCACTATAATTATTCTCCTGGATAGAACCAAAAGGATCAAAAATATCATCGAACCCTGAACTCAGGTTGCCAGTGGATGATTCACTACCGAAACTGTTCACACTAAGGCCATCACTGCCAGATCGTGTTGTAGGTGAGCTGGGTGGAGATGACAGGTCTATGAGGGATGCCTCAGACACTGGCGTGCTGGGTGCAGAGGTAGAGCTGTGGCCGGGTGGCTGTCTTGTTCGTGATGATGAAGGGCCACGAATTTTGCCAATGATGCCACCCACCCCTCCTCTTGAAGAGTTGGAGTGCTCAAGCTGTTGATGCActttctgtaaaaaataaaaattatatatgaTGAAATAGATCAATTAACATACTATTATAAAGATAATTACATGCATAAACAGCAATCTCACTTTATAACAGACTTTCAGTTCCTTACAGATTGAATGTAACACTAAGTCTGTTATAGCACAGTAATGTCTAACGTGACACAAAAATATATCATTTTGTGTTCATAATATATTTCCTGTACATTCTACTTATTTTAAAGAAAAATCAAtgctgtagaaaaatatatatgatgttTATCCCCCAAAATATTTTATATAGCATGCCAAAAGGTTGGTGTGACATGCTTGCAATAGGACTGCTGAGGAGCGGCAGTTCTTAGGTTTGGGGCCAGTTCACAGTCCATTCATAAACCCTACCTCCACGCAGACAGCTCTGCATTCTAATAATTAATAGTTCATTCCTTTCATCCCTAACCTCATCTGTAGGCTTACCTGTACACTGGCAACTTTGGTACTATTTTGCAGCTTACACTTGCCCAGTTTAGCATATGTAAGCTgcaaaatgtacaaaaaaaaatgtagaaactCATTACCCATGAGCAATTATTACTGCCCTCACAAAGATGAGAAATCATGAAAACTCAACTTCAACACTCAGCAGTTTTGCCAGAGGTCCCAGGCAATGAGGTTTTAATGCACTGACTATAGTTTGACTCAgctatgaagtcagtttgggAGGGGCACGTTCGGAGAGTTCCCAGGCCATAGAGCTGCCACATCTTATCTAATGTATGCAGAATTTTTGATACACTATATCAAATAGTATGTAGATAACACATGACGGACAGCGTGATGTATTGGAGGTGATGCGGCAGTGCTGCCAAGAAGTTCTTACCCCACCCAAACTAACTTCATATTTGTGTCGGACTATAGCGGGGTCTCCATGTTGTGCTCCTCAGGATTTCTTAACTTTGACTGAGTTTccgtttcttgtttatttttatatagctTCATTGTTTTAGTTTTAGATTTCAATGATAGTTGGTCATAGTAAAGCTTCATGATGACAAAGTCCTGTCATACAAATACTGCAGTATCAAGCAATGATTCACAGAATTTCTTTTATAACTACTTAGGGTATTGTTATCATGTGAGCATCAAAATCAGAAATACATAGTTACATTTAAGGTCTAGTGTTTGAATTTCACTCATCAAAAATTAAAAGAAGGTGCACAAAATAATGGATAAAAGAGACCACAACTATTGACGTATGTGGTTATACGCCTTTCCTTATGTTACAGCTGCAATAAGAGCAAACAGGTGAAAGCAGGTATACATAGTTTATTCAGATTTCTACACGTAGAGCCACGGGATCAACTGAATTAAAATGAGTTACAGTGGTAATGCTGTATCACCTTTTCTTACAACTGCAAAGAGGATGCTTTTCTATGTTGTTCGTATGTAGTGGCAAGTGAAATATGGAGTCAAGCATCACTGTTTCAATGTTGAAATGAGAATAGTTAACTGCCTGATGCTTCTCACCTCAACCTGCTCCAGTTTGTTGCTAGTGTGGAGACATCTTTGGAATTTAGTGCtgcaaaatctattcttcaacttgcACCTGCTTGCTCTTGCCTGCCTGCTGCAAGTGTGGCTGCAGCCTAAGGATAAAGTGATTTTGCTTAAACCTTACATTATAAAAAGTATCTGAGAATGTCATGAAAAAGGATGGCATACTTATAAATGAAATCCCTTTGATGCCTGCCTCAGACTTATCCTGTCTGAATGGGAAGGACATGCTTCACCTACAAGAGCTGTCTACTAAGATCACTCTTTTATTGTATTGACTTTCAAATCATTGTTTACTGCCAAAAGCAGATCAGCAAACTAGAGAACAGTTGCATGATAAATTATCCtgtgaatatataaaaaataacaccAAGAAAATGTCTGCTGGTTAGCTGAGGCTGTGATAAAGCAGGAAGGTGAGCAGAAACCCAATGACAGAATTCTGAAGTCGCTGCATCTTTCTATAAATGAATTGATTTTTCCCTCTTAAAATTTTTATAGAATTATTTATGTAAATAATATTTGAGAAGAATATTGTGTAGATTATTTGTAAATTGTTGCACTCATTTTTAAGGACCTCTACAGTGGGATAAatgacttttgtttgtttttttgtttttcaaatGATCAATCTTCCCCTTGGTATTCTAATGCTTAATtcccaatatattttttttcctttcaattcttCACAGATTATTTCCTTAATTAAATTACCATTATGTTTGGAAAGTTAGTTGATTTTTGGCATTGTGCCTAAGTTGTGAAAATTAGCTAATGAGACTCCATTTTTAAAAAGAGCACTGTGCCCCTCACACAGCAGCAATATTCAGGATCAActgggggaggcagtggctgagtggttagcatgcaggCATGGTGTCCAGGAGCACCCTGGTTTGTGTCCCGCCCGCCAacacaagctgggattttacAGTCACTGtcgtggcccaagactacccacactCTGTCCttaagaccatccatcaacctggactctagattctctaatAAAAAGGATCAacaatgagctctggggggcagtatgagccaagcaggatgacTTTTCTATAAACACTATCCTGTGCCATAACAAGCTGCGGCCAGCCATCAGGCCCcacaaagaaagcctaccagtgccattggcagacgtaaaaaaaaaaagagaagcataaaTTAATTGACAACTAAAggcgttttcagtagtgtcaccgagAAGTCAAACGAAGGCAGACAGATGGGAACGGGGTCAAACGTGCTCCGGGATACGTTTGCCCAAAAGGCTCTCTCCAGCCAACGCGAGCAGACACTTTTCATCAGCCAATCAGCGAGTAGgtaattctttgttgatttataccataaggtgctggctattatgagtttcaagataccctaaacttaacct containing:
- the LOC127001495 gene encoding uncharacterized protein LOC127001495 isoform X2, which produces MEDLLTGDIRPVRRAPPPPSSKKSGSHPQNDDLLVIDQGGEEGFYSNARTRGPAQKLSQNGLPRSVSLPLNNSIQRRVPPPRPPPPKVNPRNKVHQQLEHSNSSRGGVGGIIGKIRGPSSSRTRQPPGHSSTSAPSTPVSEASLIDLSSPPSSPTTRSGSDGLSVNSFGSESSTGNLSSGFDDIFDPFGSIQENNYSAVPKKVGVSSFYSSIPTSTVSATQDVLGFQESQDPFDTLASKASQFSIQTPQLHSSSTVPSTSQLARPPNPAVQFNQQSTITKPEQKPLVKPTIIRPKAPVSSSQVERAGDNGISSQVNDLGSIDWSAAHKGNAAKAPALWDTAVPHIIDQTIPEEPPPLPPRPEAEEDHDRPHGIAEFEFAGTQPDDLSLNVGDVVQLLYRVSDDWLFGRCGPKEGMFPQCFIKIVVPLAGEQMQSSHSSSSGTVDSTKLKSSPQPAACEVRVLYSFVAETSEDLTVQEGSLVQVTGRLNDQWLYGQCNGKWGQFPANFVESIPPNLPQLAQD
- the LOC127001495 gene encoding uncharacterized protein LOC127001495 isoform X1, whose amino-acid sequence is MEDLLTGDIRPVRRAPPPPSSKKSGSHPQNDDLLVIDQGGEEGFYSNARTRGPAQKLSQNGLPRSVSLPLNNSIQRRVPPPRPPPPKVNPRNPTMEKPHPIFHRLHKFSVKKKVHQQLEHSNSSRGGVGGIIGKIRGPSSSRTRQPPGHSSTSAPSTPVSEASLIDLSSPPSSPTTRSGSDGLSVNSFGSESSTGNLSSGFDDIFDPFGSIQENNYSAVPKKVGVSSFYSSIPTSTVSATQDVLGFQESQDPFDTLASKASQFSIQTPQLHSSSTVPSTSQLARPPNPAVQFNQQSTITKPEQKPLVKPTIIRPKAPVSSSQVERAGDNGISSQVNDLGSIDWSAAHKGNAAKAPALWDTAVPHIIDQTIPEEPPPLPPRPEAEEDHDRPHGIAEFEFAGTQPDDLSLNVGDVVQLLYRVSDDWLFGRCGPKEGMFPQCFIKIVVPLAGEQMQSSHSSSSGTVDSTKLKSSPQPAACEVRVLYSFVAETSEDLTVQEGSLVQVTGRLNDQWLYGQCNGKWGQFPANFVESIPPNLPQLAQD